Below is a window of Solanum stenotomum isolate F172 chromosome 7, ASM1918654v1, whole genome shotgun sequence DNA.
TGTCTTTTCTTTATAAGTTGTGCACATAacaaaaactctaaaaaaaaattgagcaaaGAAGTATTGCGCTTTGCGCATGATCATCCTGTTAAGTCTTTTCACAGATCATCTTCATTATTAacatatttcttcttcatttttttcgcTAACTGAGAAATCCCGGGGGTCAGTGGTGCAAAatagtcatttgtaaatgaacATCAAGTAATCCTCTTACTGCAGTATTAATAGTTTATACAGTAGaacttgttttgttttttaatgTAATGTATATGTTTATCTCAAACTAAGTAGACTACATTACCTGCAGAGCACCCTCTACATTTCCTGAGCCTCCACAGATGTCAATCAAAATAGTCCAGGTTATATGGTTAGGAGAAAGACCTACTTCCTTCATCTCTTCCATCAAAGCTTTCGCTCGGTAGTAATCACTTCCACAGGCCTTTATCAGAATATTATAGGTAGAAGTAGTAGGTCTAAATGGAACCCTCGTAGAGAAATGTCCGTGAGAGGAAGCAGAAATGCGGGTGGGTATACTAGCAGAAACCACAAGTGTGGGGGAGAGATCAATAGTATTGTCCGTCTTGCCACCAAAATCTTCACAGTTGCCCTTCTGCAGTGCATTTTCCTTCCAGGACCTGAATAGCCGAAAGGCCCTGTCATATTGGCAGGCTTCAACACACGCATGAAGAAGAATGTTGTAACATTGTGAATTAGGTTCACAACCAGCCTGAAGCATCTCTTCAAATAACTGAATAGCTTGGTCTACCAGGCCTGCATTGGCACAGGCACTGATCAATGAAGACCAAGTGACAATGTTGGGAGTGACACCAGCTGATAgcatatctttttttatttcaagtGCCATCTGCCACATTTTTGCATCTGCAAATACCTATATAATCAAGACGGGACATGAATATGTACTTTTTTGGGGGGATAAGCCAAGAAGTACCATTAATTAACACCAAGTCAGTGTCAAAAAAATGTGTAAGATGTGTGTGGCACTGCTTAAATCATACATTGCCTTCCACCAAATTTGACCAACCATCAATACGACATGATACTTTCTCCTCACACCAAAAATACaattgatattaaaaatatcatagTGTTTTCTACATCATATTCACTGTGTAATAATGTCAGATATAGAGGATGTGACTATGTAATCACAAAGTATCACATGACAGCTTTACCTGGATGTGAGAAATAATTCTAAGATAGTTAAACCAGTAAATGTGTTATCTAATTTCCATATTCatgtacaaaaaatattttttcttttactatcATTCAAAATAAGCCCTTTACCTCTAATACAATATAGTAAAGTGTGATATTCAGTCAGAGATGCCCTATGACATGTCAAGTTTTATATTGCAGAAAGAATAAATTGAGACTTCACAGCTTTTTGTCGTAGTTGTGGGAgacatcatgcataaattccATCACAAGTTTTTAGATGGTTAACATGGTTCTTGCTAAACCTGAAGACCCAAGTTATACCTTAATTAAAGTGCTGTACGTGAAGACATCCAATTTCAATGCTCCTGCCATTTCTAAATGCTTTAGCTCCCCATAAATTTCTTTGGCCAGATCAACTCTTGTAGCAAGACAACATGACTTCAGAAGGATATTGTAAGATGTCAAGTCAGCTGGAACACCTAGTTTCTGAATTAAAAGAAACGAAGTGAACAAAAACGCTCATCATCAGTATTTTCGGGCTAACAAGATTACAATTATACATAAATGGTGAAAAAGAAACAAGATCCAATGCTCAACTACAAATCACAAAAGAGAGCTGAAAtgggaaaataaataattggaaGACTACATTTAGATTTCTTTAGTACAAGCCAAGCTTCGCTAATGTAGATGCACTAAGAAACAAATTGAAGATTAAAACAAGATGAACACTGTGCCAGCAGAAAACTAACTTTAGATCATACATGGGATTTTGTTTGGGATGAAAAGGGAAAGGAATTGGAGGATAAAATGGGTTATTCTCCTTATTAGGTCAGAAACAAAAGAGTGCTATGCGGCAGTCCATCTCAGCTTTCCAAACCCTATGGAATTTAATGGAAAGGAGAAGTAAGACAGACTTCCTTTTTGGTTGTGCGAACAGCTAGAGGACAACTGGATGTTAATGATGGAAACTTCACCAAATGAAAGAACAACAAAAACTTCCCCTAATGGAACTAAACCAGAGGTAAAGACTAAAAAGCACCCATTCCTCACCTCCTGTTTTTTCTGTGCGCGAGTGACACTAGTCAATGTTGTGCATGTGTGCTTTGTGGTGTGGAAGGAAGAGGGTAAGAAAAAGCTTACTTGCATTTGCTTGTATATGTCCAAGGCGTAACTCAAGTCACATGCATTTACATTCATGAGGCTGTTGAAGACATAAATATTTGGTGTAAACTTGCTAGCTATTAACCCCTGCACTGAAATTTAACGTTATAGACACATAGACCACGAATAAAGCCAAAATACAACCAAAAAAAGGTTAAGATCATTCTACTTGTTCTTTTATAAGTTTGTTGCACAATGACCTCCACCTATTCTGTAAGATATTGTCAAAGAGGAGAGCTGCTTGTTTATCTAATTAGGTGTTCAGTAATCTGTAATCCAGCATATGGGCAAGCCAATTTTTTTGTATGGTATCACAGGTAGCAGTGAGACTCAGACTTGAAAGTTGAGACCACTATCCAGTTGGACTCTGTTCTGATTTGCATgctccaactttttttttttgaaactggtaacatTAATTACATGCTCCAACTTCTATAGAAGCTTAACTTATTAAAGAAGGGAGAACTAGTTAGTTagttattcaacaaattcaaaaagCAAACACAAATAAGGAATAAGAACAAAAGTGTTTCATTCTGTAATTAAACCAAAAATGAAGTCAACGATATTGTGACTTCTCTTACTATGTTGGATGCACCATTCCTACGCCACCAGACAACTATATTATTTTCCAACTCCCTTCTAACTCATGAAAAGAAACTGATTCCGCAAAACAGACTTTCCAACAAGATCTTTGGGAAATGACAAGGTTTTCTTTCTCTTAGAATTGGATCACATGTAATCTTCCTTCTTTATTGTAATAAGTAAAGTGTAATTTATTGATTGCAAGCATTACGTCTTGAATCTCCTTAACAGGAAATCTGATTTATTTTGCAGATGCATAAGTTTATCTAAGATACACAAGGTGTGCAATATACCTCATATATGGACCTGGACTTCAAGTAGTCACCACAAAGACCACAAACATCTATTGCTGTGCGGTAAATATACAAATTCGGGGTGTCCTGGTTCTGCTTGGATGCTTCAAAGACAGTTAGAGCAGACGCCAAATCGCCTTTCttcccaaattcaagaattatggTACAGAACATAATGTCCACATGTGGAAAGATATGTGCATACCTGCACAGAGTCATGATTGAACTTGCACAGTAAGGACATGGCAGGTAATCACGGTTTTCTCTATGATAGCAGTATTTTAAAAGCATTTCGCAGTCTGTTACAAAACCAAGAGAATCGAATTTCCAAGcacaaaagaaaacaaaccaCAAATTGGATAATAAATGAAGGAAATTGACAAGTAGATGGAGCAAACAAAGTTCAAGACCAGGGCGAAAAAGTAAACCAAccaactaaacataacatatcTCGAGTTTCTGGTGAAGTGAACAGCTCTGGTCAAGAATATCATCCTTATTGTAGACTTTTGTTGCATATCTGCTACAGCTGCTCAATTCAGTCACAAGCAACAAAGAGTAGATGAAAAGAGTTTCTTACCCATTCTTTGATTATTGAAAGAAAAAGGAGATTCTAACCCATTCCAAGAAATACTAAGAAAGAGGGCCCATAAATAGGACTAGCAACTATCTCAGTTTTATTGACACGTTACTTAAGTTCAACTGAAGAGGCTTTAGCCACCCACCGAAACGAATGAACAGAACAGAAAAAGTCACTAGCCTAACTCCTTTCCTGGAAATTGTCTCAAAGATGGTATATGAGATGAATATCAATCACTTATGCCTCATCCAAATACCTAGGGCATCTGCATGAATCCTTTGTGTCCATACTATTCTATTCAGGTCAATGTCATCTTTTGATCAGTCTATTCAGGTCATTAGGTCAATTTCATTACAACACTAAAAAGTTGTCATTTAAGGCAAATTAGGAGTTCTCTTAAACTAGAGATTCATCAAACACAGTCATACAGTTTTCCGATTAAAAAAGACTCAAGAAAAGAACAAGTAGACCTTAGTTCCACCAAGTTGTTGTCACCAAAAGAGATGACCTCGAGAACCAACAAGCTCCTTCTAAATAATGCCAATATATGAAGCGGAAGAAAAGGTCCTAGTTATCCTATTTCCTTATTTACAtgttggaaaaaagaaaaagaatcttAGAACCAGAGTCTGGAGCATATCTACTACAGATATCCAAGTAAATGTGCATTTTGGTTGATCCCAACCCTTCCATAAGTACTTGTACGTAATTCAAAGTTTATTAAACTAGGTGTATCGCGTCAACTAGTGTGCATCTCGACTATTCACGAAGTACCTACTACCTACCACCAATATAGTTACCAGATAACTTTGTCCACCAAGAGTCCAAGACTACTAAATGGGAAAAATCACGCTGCATTTTTACTTTCTGTTGGGATATGAGCCCTGCCTACTAGGACCTTTGCCACTTTATTGACATTATGCTACACCTTTGAGTGCACATATATCTATGTTTTAATGTCCATAGACATATGAAGTATCTTTCTTCATGCCACCTTTTAGTCAAACATATTCTAGATGAGCGATGTCTCAATATGACTACAAATGTATATATCTTCCTCACAAGAAATAGTGGGAAGACTAACAAATCTGTACTTCCAATAATCATTTGTAAATgccaaaaacaaaatttcacATAAACTTAAAACTCTTTTAATGGAGTCACCATTAGAAGACATATCTGAAAAAACTGCACTATTTGAGAgaacaaacaaaatttaattgaaagtTTGAACCAAAACCCAACTCTAAGAGGTCTATGTGAAGATCGGAAAGTTAACTAAGCATACCACTGATAGAGCGTgcaaacacacaaaaaaaaaatagttattccAAAAAGATAATATGAAAATGCATACGTTACATGCTTAGGCACATGGATTTTGTTAAAAGAACTTAAGAGGTGTTCACCACAGAAAAGACAAAGGAAAACTCTTAATGATACTACTTGTTTCATACTCATGAAAAACAGTTATTTatttacaacaaatttatgAAAAACAAAGAAGCATTTTTTGTGCGAAGTCATCTCTAATGGAGCATGGATAACATGTCAAGAACAGTTCAAATTCATGCCAAGTTGGCAAAAAAATTACCTTACTGCTGCATTTGGCTTTCTTTGGCTGACACAAAGTCTTAGAATTTCAGACGACTTCACTAAATCCTTAATTGGCATACCACACCCTGAAGCAGTAGCATATGTAAACCATATCAAACGCTGAcgtatttatcaaatatttcaagtgcccaacaacaacatacccagtgtaataccacgcagaccttacccctacctcaagaaagagaggttgtttccaatacaCCCTTggcttaaataaattatttccaaacaatttgaaaaggGGATACAAAAATGAGGGCAATAACAACAACGAAATAAAGCAAAATGGGGAAAATAATTTGGCTATAAGCAATTCAAGAAAACCTACAAATATTAAGCATTTGCACCTTTTAAGATATACTAGAATGTGGTTAACAAAGAGTTGAACTTGAGATACAAACTCAAACACTAGTCATTTCCGCCCTTAATTTAGattaacaaattaattaacacTTGGAAACATAATATATCTTGTATGTATCCATCCATTCAAAAAGACCTTAATTAGTAATTGTAGCGCAACGAAGAGCACCAAAAACAAGACAAAATTTATACCTTTAAGTGTTTCCATCAAGCTCACAACTTCCTCGATTTCACCACATCCCATAGTCCGTCTACACTCTCGCGAAAGGGCATTTAGCGCATCTTTATCGAGAAGCTTCGACGGATCAATTCCAAGCTGCTGAGCACCATTCAGAAGCTCAACAACGCTCCCTACCttcctttcctcaagcaatcGAACAATCCCACCGGAAACAAGCTTCACATTCAGCAACGCCGTAAATTCCTCCGCATTAACTCCGGAAACCACAACACTCTCCGCGATCATCAACGAATCATCGAACCTCCCGTCCTGCGCAAGCTTGGACGCCAACTCAGCATAGTATTTGAGACCGTTACAGCTACCTGCACACAAGCAGAgccaaaatttgaagtttatgagttcGGAATTCAGTTACGTTAAAGTTAGTACACATGATTTGGACAAAAGCTACTTACCTGAAGCGGAATCCCATCGCAATGTAGATAGGAGCGGAGATTGAGGAGTAGTGATGGATGAAGTAAAGTGAGACGGAGAATGAGTGGGGTTTCGTTTGGGCTTGGCGGTGGTGCGGCGGTAATGGCGGTGGTGCGGCGGCGGAGTAGGGGAGGAGTTGGGCGGGAGAGTAATGGAAGAAGACGGAAGTATCACCAGAGCTTCTCTCATTACTTCTTAGCCAAccgttttttgtttttatttttatttttctgttgaATGAATGTGAAGTCCATTTGTAAGatgaacttttttttctttttttggtgtaaattgaagtaaatatttttgggtATAGTGGGATTGAATTTGAAAGGCTGAGGAGTTTGCACATTGTTGTATACCTGTTTGGTGaggaaaatattatatttaaattaaatgaaaatctCTCTAAGGAAGTGATTGGATTCCATATATAAgttacggaaaagggtcaaaattgcacttgaactatgtgaaatagaccacttataccctccattacattttgggatcaaaaatacccccgcagttatcccaggagaccacaaataccctcaagagttaacactctaattttttagtgacgtgaCAAgtcacatgggactaatcccttcACCTAAGCATTgtcaactaagattcactacaaaagaacttgacttttagtggcgacaaagtcgccacaaaatcccaaaatattgccactaaaggttatgagtgatttttagtggcgactaaggtTCCAACAATCATTTGCTagtaaaatctattttttcaacaaaaaaatatgataattaattttcgattgcgacctaattttctaaaataaataacttgcaatatccatattaaaaaaatccaatattattacgaaaaataatcaaaattacttctcgattcaaatctcctgctatatatatatatataatgtgtcattgtacattttatacatttacatatgacataaaaataaaacatatagtatCTTCAAAttcctacttaatcgatatcatatttggtttttttaaaaacaatgaagaaaaaaacacaaaatttgaatttaatgttaaaaacttttagtgacgattttctgggcttttgtggcgactgttgttaccgctaaaggtctagttcttttgtagtgaatcctagttggcaacgcttaggtggaaggattagtcccacgtggcttgccacgtcaacaaaaaattggggtgttaactcttgagggtatttgtggtctcttaagataacagcaggggcattttggatcccaaaatgtaacgaaagatataaatggtctatttcatatagttcgggggcaattttgacccttttccgtataGGTTATTATTATAGGTGGTTTTGTAAAGTATATTAGAAAGTACGTGTTAATCGTATTGATTAGAGATTTCAAATTGACGGGTTgagttaaaattgaaaatattaaaacgGGTTGAAATAAAATTTGGGTTGAGTCCTGACCCAtccaagtttactttgggctcaaatgggttTAAAAGTCGGTTGGGTCTTGACCAGCCCAATTTGATccgcttaatctcaataattttaatatattgttatttaagttttataaccacaatctgaatttcaactcaatttttttttaaaaaaaaaaagttacaatggatagataaatcataaaagatataaaatagatagtaattcaAACCTTCAATATAGTAACATACATTACATCAATGAAATAAAGAATCTTAAaacgggttgaaattggagattaaattgggctcaattgagaactctcttaaaatgggttgagattgaactcaattcaaattatcttgagcccaacTCTTAAAATTATGAGCGGGTTACCTATAGTTGAGCTCATTTTTTACGCCCCTAGTATTGATATTAGTAATGGTCGATCAGTTATGTTGAAATTAGTTATTGTTCAATATttgatttggtgtattaaaaacagatatgtatttaattttgattattcattgtttggtttgatgtattaaaaatcGTTCTATTTTTAAGTATGGTTAttattgtttgatttggtgTGTTAAGGTGGTTTTGTGATTATTCGTTGTTTGATTTAGTGTATCAACGATAGGTCTATCTTTAATCATGATTATCATTGTTTGATTCGGTGTATCAAGAACGATTATGTCTTTAACCATGGttatttattgattgatttggtGTATTAAGAATGATTATGTCGTTAACCATTATTATCCGTTATTTGACTTGGTGTATTAACGAAAGTTCTGTCTTTAACcataattattcattttttgatttgttgttttaaaTACGCTTTTGTGATTattctttgtttgatttagCGTATTAGTGACAGATTGACAGGTCTATCTTTAAATCATGATTATCCATTGTTTCATTCGGTGTATTAAAGACGATTATATCTTTAACCatgattattcattttttaatttgttgtactAAAGACGGTTCTTTCTTTAATCTTGATTACtcattatttgattttgatgtattAAGAACAGTTTGTATTTAATCGTGactatttattatttgatttgaaGTATGAGTGATAGTTCTTTAACTtgattattcatgtattaatagTCCTTGAATTGTTAAtctaattatttgttatatattagttaaaaattctatcaaataaaaaattaaataatcttctctttatatatatatataaaaagaatccTAGGCCGCTTCCGTGACACCCTTAGAATTCGgaattttacttttatattttccttcgtacttttaatttttttacccctttttatttttacctttaaaCATGTTTCTTCAACTCTTGCGTCCTTTCAGATTCTTGTATTCCTTCGGTTGCGCCTCTTCGGGAACtacatataaaaattattgtattcAGTGACGGACCCAGGATTTTCGTTCAggggtttgaaaaataaaagtataaatgtGTAAATAAGCCAACAAAACAAATTTTCAAGTAGTATATAGTTTCTATGTACAAAAAGTTAATTTCGTTACAAGAGACCCGAAACTAACATGAGTGATTACAGTAAAACAAAAGTTACCACTTTACAATGTGTCAATCTAGAACTAGGATGCTAAGTAAAGCAAAAAATGGTGCTAACtagaaccaaaaaaaattaacacttCACAATGTCTCACTCTATGACTAGAGTGCTAACTACAAACTCCAAAAAGAGTTCAATGCTAATACTTTTCAAGTTACAATACCATTCGACGAGGTTTCATTGCTTGAAAAGACAAAAGAATATCATATGTTGAAATATCATTAAATACATCCTTCTCCATAAAAGGAATCATGCAAcaactcaagaactcatcatTCATTCAACTTCGCAACTCATTCTTAATAAATTTCATTGccgaaaaaacatttttaacgGATGCAGTGGCAACTGGCAGAAGCAAAACAAATTTCGCCAAACGAAATACAAAAGAATAACATGAATGCTTTTTTGTCTGAAGTCTGAACTAATCTTTTTGAAAGATCACAAAGTCCATGTAAATCAGAGAACATTTTATCGATATCacgaacattaataatgtaatttGCAAGTTGATTCTCAAGTGCACACA
It encodes the following:
- the LOC125871134 gene encoding pentatricopeptide repeat-containing protein At5g02830, chloroplastic: MREALVILPSSSITLPPNSSPTPPPHHRHYRRTTAKPKRNPTHSPSHFTSSITTPQSPLLSTLRWDSASGSCNGLKYYAELASKLAQDGRFDDSLMIAESVVVSGVNAEEFTALLNVKLVSGGIVRLLEERKVGSVVELLNGAQQLGIDPSKLLDKDALNALSRECRRTMGCGEIEEVVSLMETLKGCGMPIKDLVKSSEILRLCVSQRKPNAAVRYAHIFPHVDIMFCTIILEFGKKGDLASALTVFEASKQNQDTPNLYIYRTAIDVCGLCGDYLKSRSIYEGLIASKFTPNIYVFNSLMNVNACDLSYALDIYKQMQKLGVPADLTSYNILLKSCCLATRVDLAKEIYGELKHLEMAGALKLDVFTYSTLIKVFADAKMWQMALEIKKDMLSAGVTPNIVTWSSLISACANAGLVDQAIQLFEEMLQAGCEPNSQCYNILLHACVEACQYDRAFRLFRSWKENALQKGNCEDFGGKTDNTIDLSPTLVVSASIPTRISASSHGHFSTRVPFRPTTSTYNILIKACGSDYYRAKALMEEMKEVGLSPNHITWTILIDICGGSGNVEGALQILRAMREAGIQPDVVTYTTIIKVCVENKDFKSAFSLFAAMKRYQIKPNMVTYNTLLRARSRYGSLQEVQQCLAIYQDMRKAGYKPNDYYLKQLIEQWCEGVIQNGNQRKYNFSTRNRTDLRPESMILDKVAEHLQKDSANSISINLRGLSKVEARIVVLAVLRMIREKYTAGDSIKDDVQIFLGVQEVGMRAVRQESVVKEAIIKLLQHDLGLEVISAASRIGNDRNQDGINHPDKHSNMVEHTERVILRANVHSPTRKPVVLQKMRITKESLQSWLTRRLDASVVQ